The following coding sequences are from one Asterias amurensis chromosome 8, ASM3211899v1 window:
- the LOC139940298 gene encoding uncharacterized protein codes for MLQVHRHGVNYHMYADDIQSYLDFDPSIPCDAECCLFRLSNCIQDVQTWMLANKLMLNENKTEFFIASAPYQYKRLELLRLTKGNTTINPVSSVWNLGVTFDNSMSMSEHITGVKQHDLNRLQRLQNKAARLIHKKPKYSHARPLLTDLHWLQVDQRINFKTALNMFKTVSNTFPSYISDTLDLSKLKSGGTSILKEVLKPCILHRWSPQLELTPNKYPERFYCRTV; via the coding sequence ATGCTGCAAGTGCATCGGCATGGAGTCAACTACCACATGTACGCTGATGACATTCAAAGCTACCTAGATTTTGATCCTTCCATCCCGTGTGATGCTGAGTGCTGCTTGTTCAGGCTATCTAACTGTATCCAGGATGTCCAAACCTGGATGCTTGCAAACAAACTCAtgctgaatgaaaacaaaacagagtttTTCATAGCATCAGCACCATATCAATACAAACGTCTTGAGCTACTAAGACTCACCAAAGGTAACACAACCATCAATCCTGTCTCATCCGTTTGGAACCTGGGAGTAACTTTTGACAACTCCATGTCAATGAGTGAACATATCACTGGAGTGAAGCAACATGATCTCAACCGCTTACAAAGACTCCAAAACAAGGCCGCTCGACTGATCCATAAGAAGCCAAAATATTCCCATGCCAGACCTCTGCTCACGGATCTACATTGGCTTCAAGTCGACCAGCGGATCAATTTTAAGACGGCactgaacatgttcaaaactgTATCCAATACTTTCCCGTCCTACATTTCAGACACATTAGATCTCAGCAAACTAAAATCTGGTGGTACCTCGATCCTCAAAGAAGTTTTGAAACCGTGCATTCTCCATCGCTGGTCCCCGCAACTGGAACTCACTCCCAACAAATATCCAGAACGCTTCTATTGTAGAACAGTTTAA